The following are encoded in a window of Panicum virgatum strain AP13 chromosome 5N, P.virgatum_v5, whole genome shotgun sequence genomic DNA:
- the LOC120675663 gene encoding disease resistance protein RGA2-like, which produces MNYSAAVAAAAGWLLSPFLNSLSDRIRSCADDLFRYLPSGSASADLERLQDYIVRLSAYASAVERARCRPLHTTLLAWLNRLKDAADDADNILDEIHYRSLADALTAPSPDLCSILVTPGSVCGHLVSVCSDHPFKRLPSVLDKLATACADYAGIASLVGLDGAGSPQRGNRLARNSSSIMPADDAFFGRQRELNLLVETLVRCNGSAQFGNQSVPVVGIVGDGGIGKTKLAQMAFHHPIILEHFDLRMWVCASSHVDDLSLTRGILQVAADWKVDYDGIVNFDRLQNLLDSAVAGRRFLLVLDDVWDDKEMTMPANRERWRNLLAPLQRGKQGSRIVVTTRMKVVADMLGVRIPMMLGGLGLEENWCLLMKCALGSEDSRKYPSLQKIGKKIALNLKGSPLAARHIGGMLSNTRSEREWNNISGTDIHDDIFSTLLSSYYHLPQHLQYCFSYCSIFPKNWKFDHKKLVRMWIAQGFVQTESGSLEDLGMKYFKRSLEDLGMKYFEQLLARSFFHTLRQGNRMHYVMHDLIHDLAQMVSHSGCARVEGNMSKSIPSTVRHISVSSNFLPHLKKQCDLRRLRTLIVYKDSLMTSSTIPVDFLSEVKNVRTLDLTGCLISELPEAIGHLIHLRYIALPGTIKVLPESVSVLLHLQTLDIPKKCQLDALPEGMHQLVSLRHLGVDLKYISMIRGIGSLVKLQGSIEFHVKTESGHTLEELKNMKDLHGLLHIKNLENVQCEDEACDAQLSNKEHLKILKLEWTSAGSAFGPPMDAEVLQCLQPHKNLEELHIKRYKGKSSPSWLELKSFEVGFLSDLKSLYLTNCRRWKLLPPLGQLPSLKVLHLKEMSSVTQIGIEFYGGGTMTFPSLKDLEFDDMSNLISWTGGNSNLNFPRLRKLKILNCPKLVKVPLLPPTTKSVTIEGIQKISNLKLTPYCSSKSGKFVLEISSASMLGEGFLHQKHLEAIEVLNIRGCWGLILAEGLWLPSLRKLRLSQFNMDDEQLSLCLEHLTALTSLDIIDCQNITSFLLPEGSRHFETLRHLCFQDCQMLSSLANLESFVFLKSLIIERCARVMTESLPTELTGMTSLNKLSISHCPGFQSLPRNMPLSLEFLHLIGCHPLLTQWLHERNGPEWERLPLSQITVY; this is translated from the coding sequence ATGAATTattcggcggcggtggcggcggcggcggggtggctgcTGTCGCCGTTTCTCAACAGCCTGAGCGACCGGATCCGCTCCTGCGCCGACGACCTCTTCCGCTACCTCCCCTCGGGGTCCGCCTCCGCCGACCTCGAGCGCCTGCAGGACTACATCGTCCGCCTCAGCGCCTATGCCTCCGCCGTGGAGCGCGCCCGGTGCCGCCCGCTCCACACCACCCTCCTCGCCTGGCTCAATCGCCTCAAGGACGCCGCGGACGACGCCGACAACATCCTCGACGAAATCCACTACAGGAGCCTTGCGGATGCACTCACCGCACCCAGCCCCGATCTCTGCAGCATCCTCGTCACCCCCGGCTCGGTCTGCGGCCACCTGGTATCAGTATGCTCCGACCACCCCTTCAAACGGTTGCCCTCCGTCCTCGACAAGCTCGCCACCGCCTGCGCGGACTACGCCGGGATCGCCTCCCTCGTCGGGCTCGACGGGGCCGGCTCTCCGCAGCGTGGGAACCGGCTCGCCAGGAACTCTAGCTCCATCATGCCGGCTGACGACGCATTCTTTGGCCGCCAACGAGAGCTCAACCTTCTGGTTGAAACGTTAGTTCGTTGCAATGGTTCTGCTCAATTCGGGAACCAGAGTGTACcggttgttggcattgttggaGATGGTGGGATTGGCAAGACAAAACTTGCTCAGATGGCGTTTCATCATCCAATAATTCTGGAGCACTTCGATCTGCGGATGTGGGTGTGTGCCTCGAGTCATGTGGATGATTTGAGTCTTACTAGGGGGATCCTGCAGGTCGCTGCAGATTGGAAGGTGGACTATGATGGGATAGTGAATTTTGACAGGTTGCAAAATTTACTGGATTCTGCTGTTGCAGGGAGGAGGTTCTTGCTTGTCCTAGATGATGTTTGGGATGACAAGGAGATGACCATGCCGGCCAACAGGGAGAGGTGGAGGAATCTCCTAGCTCCTCTGCAGCGTGGGAAGCAAGGGAGCAGGATCGTCGTGACTACACGAATGAAGGTGGTTGCTGACATGCTAGGTGTGAGGATCCCAATGATGTTGGGTGGGTTGGGACTGGAAGAGAATTGGTGTCTGCTCATGAAGTGTGCGCTGGGTAGTGAGGATAGTCGTAAATACCCAAGTTTGCAGAAGATTGGGAAGAAAATAGCGTTAAATCTTAAGGGATCCCCTCTTGCTGCCAGACATATCGGTGGGATGCTCAGTAATACTCGAAGTGAAAGAGAGTGGAACAATATCTCAGGGACAGATATTCATGATGACATTTTCTCGACACTTTTATCGAGCTATTATCATCTCCCTCAGCATTTGCAGTATTGCTTTTCGTATTGCAGCATATTTCCAAAGAACTGGAAGTTTGACCACAAGAAATTGGTCAGAATGTGGATAGCACAGGGTTTCGTTCAGACTGAAAGTGGGAGCTTGGAGGATTTAGGTATGAAATATTTCAAACGGAGCTTAGAGGATTTAGGCATGAAATATTTCGAACAACTGTTGGCAAGATCATTCTTTCATACTCTTAGGCAGGGAAACAGAATGCACTATGTTATGCATGACCTGATTCATGATTTGGCACAAATGGTTTCCCACTCTGGTTGTGCAAGGGTTGAAGGCAACATGTCCAAAAGCATACCTTCAACTGTTAGACACATATCTGTTTCAAGCAACTTCCTCCCACACCTCAAGAAGCAATGTGACTTGAGAAGATTACGGACATTAATTGTATACAAAGATTCGTTGATGACCTCAAGTACTATCCCAGTTGATTTTCTCTCAGAGGTAAAGAATGTACGCACTTTAGATCTCACTGGATGTCTTATATCTGAGTTACCTGAAGCAATTGGTCATCTAATTCATCTGCGTTACATTGCACTTCCTGGTACTATCAAGGTGCTACCTGAATCTGTGAGCGTGTTACTGCATCTCCAGACTCTTGATATTCCAAAGAAGTGTCAACTAGATGCATTGCCTGAGGGTATGCACCAGCTGGTCAGCTTGCGGCATCTTGGCGTAGATTTGAAGTACATTTCAATGATAAGAGGTATTGGTAGCCTCGTTAAACTTCAAGGGTCTATCGAATTCCATGTTAAAACAGAAAGCGGGCATACCTTAGAGGAGTTGAAGAATATGAAAGACCTCCATGGTCTACTTCACATCAAGAATCTGGAAAATGTTCAATGCGAGGACGAAGCTTGCGATGCACAACTGTCCAATAAGGAACATCTTAAAATTCTGAAACTTGAATGGACCTCCGCAGGTTCAGCTTTTGGTCCCCCCATGGATGCTGAAGTATTACAATGCTTACAACCTCATAAAAACCTTGAAGAGCTTCATATCAAAAGGTACAAGGGGAAATCATCACCAAGCTGGCTGGAGCTAAAAAGTTTTGAGGTGGGATTTCTATCGGATCTAAAATCCTTGTATCTGACAAACTGCAGAAGGTGGAAGCTGCTTCCTCCACTTGGACAGCTTCCGTCTCTGAAGGTGTTGCACCTAAAGGAGATGTCCTCTGTTACTCAAATTGGAATTGAATTCTATGGTGGTGGCACTATGACATTTCCATCACTGAAGGATCTTGAATTTGATGACATGTCAAACTTAATTAGTTGGACGGGAGGAAATAGCAACTTAAATTTTCCTCGCCTGCGTAAATTGAAGATCTTAAACtgtccaaaattggtcaaagtGCCCTTGCTTCCTCCTACAACAAAAAGTGTGACGATAGAAGGAATTCAAAAGATTTCTAATCTCAAATTGACCCCTTACTGTTCATCTAAATCAGGTAAATTTGTTTTGGAAATTTCGTCTGCGAGCATGTTGGGAGAAGGGTTCTTGCATCAGAAACACCTTGAGGCTATTGAGGTTCTAAACATTAGAGGTTGTTGGGGTTTGATACTTGCTGAAGGATTGTGGTTACCTTCACTAAGAAAACTGCGACTATCACAGTTCAACATGGATGATGAACAGCTGAGTTTGTGTTTGGAGCACTTAACTGCTCTCACCTCATTAGACATAATTGACTGCCAGAATATCACATCTTTTCTCTTGCCAGAAGGTTCAAGGCATTTTGAAACACTCCGGCATTTGTGCTTTCAGGATTGCCAGATGCTTTCCTCCTTGGCTAACCTGGAAAGCTTTGTTTTCCTAAAAAGTTTGATCATTGAGAGGTGCGCAAGAGTTATGACAGAGTCCTTGCCAACTGAGCTCACAGGAATGACATCTCTTAACAAactgagcatttcgcactgcccAGGGTTTCAATCACTACCGAGAAACATGCCATTGTCCCTGGAATTTCTTCATTTGATTGGGTGCCATCCATTGTTGACCCAGTGGCTTCATGAGAGGAACGGTCCAGAGTGGGAAAGATTGCCATTATCTCAGATCACAGTATACTAA